The proteins below are encoded in one region of Methanosarcina barkeri 3:
- a CDS encoding LysE family translocator, whose protein sequence is MRDLIEQSQLIYFIAASAALTLLPGPDILFVITQSISQGKKAGIATASGLCTGVLAHTTAAALGVSALIYKSTLAFEIVKYAGAAYLLYLAWHALKESEELVSLAPVGETDVFALYRRGIFMNVLNPKVALFFLAFLPQFVNIGSGSVPMQMIFLGIIFMVQAWLIFSAVSFFAGTVGERIIHKPGVGRYINWGKAGIYTCIGVKLALSQK, encoded by the coding sequence GTGAGAGACTTGATCGAACAATCTCAATTAATCTATTTTATTGCAGCCTCTGCAGCACTTACGCTTCTTCCGGGCCCTGATATCCTATTCGTAATTACCCAGAGCATTTCACAGGGTAAAAAAGCAGGAATTGCAACCGCTTCTGGCCTCTGTACAGGCGTACTCGCACATACTACAGCAGCCGCACTTGGAGTTTCTGCCCTGATATATAAATCCACTCTTGCTTTTGAAATCGTAAAATACGCAGGTGCAGCTTATCTGCTCTACCTTGCCTGGCACGCCTTAAAAGAGAGTGAAGAACTGGTATCCTTGGCCCCTGTCGGGGAAACCGATGTCTTTGCCCTTTATAGACGTGGAATCTTTATGAACGTTTTGAACCCTAAAGTTGCCCTTTTCTTCCTTGCCTTCCTGCCTCAGTTTGTAAACATAGGTTCGGGAAGTGTCCCGATGCAGATGATATTTCTGGGAATAATTTTCATGGTTCAGGCCTGGCTGATCTTTTCCGCAGTCTCGTTCTTTGCCGGAACCGTTGGCGAGAGAATAATACATAAGCCAGGAGTTGGCAGATATATCAACTGGGGAAAAGCCGGAATTTACACATGCATTGGAGTAAAACTTGCATTATCTCAAAAATGA
- a CDS encoding PKD domain-containing protein has product MDKRITLIFLALICTLLIAPAEAKTWYVDDSGGVDYTDIQAAVNNASSGDTIFVYNGTYNGFKVNIPYLSIIGESADLVTVSSSIYLPEGTDTSQNATGTALNGLKITAATKIKPSTQYGTVSDLIIRNCAFEGITSSNAIEVRAYNTTFENNVVSNCSGSNVLVLVGTANGNSTIITNNTFKNNSNAAAIAFSKTANNTVKNNRIEANNIVFLFSSVGGGNKIYLNSLFTNSQITKVSGTVSSINWSSPNQITYAYNGTTYTSYMGNNWSDYNGTDTNSDGIGDTPYVLPSTLGADNYPLMQPFENYSIGSSVPVAPIAAFTASPTSGDAPLTVSFTDQSTGSPTSWQWDFNNDGTVDSTEQNPIYTFSTAGTYSVNLTVSNAEGSDSEVKTGYITVNEPVPASVANFTASPTSGNAPLTVQFTDASTGTVSSYAWDFNNDGIVDSNTQSPSYTYSEPGTYTVNLTVAGPDGSDSEVKTEYITATSAATNDLSISGIVNTVPGSAVFAKEPNTINILNIMNTGTGSLSNISVALYASDVSGGTVPVNTTTIASLASGGKATISLIDPTIRSLEGGTVTYTAVVDPDNLIAETNEANNNKSSASKPLRYNGYKGKGIYWEGGSNITTKHTYDLQGNLLYSTQPDTAYKAVGWSDRTETWTADDLPIPSGSTIEKVLLYFAYNWDQTPGGYPWLNLNFNGNTIENGNLSTGNGTLYRDWSNFGGYADYEYGLCVYDVTDKFNEAGNSLVTNPYDSSYNKIALYPSTLVVIYRNSNETRKQIFINEECDELGVSESSYGTTPKEATAYAPFTGMSIDKSKVANATMYSFAGSAGPDEGNLLFNGNTVATSAWMGSSNSASPLVFNVKDHINETGNEAGIQGTTSGGMDALQQILVVDYQKEQEPAPVANFTANVTSGTAPLTVQFTDASNGTVSSYSWDFNNDGTVDSTEQNPIYVYAAAGSYTVNLTVANEGGSDSEVKTDYITVEGTGTGGLADTAWPKFHANLNNTGQSPYNGPQSNNVIWTYNTGNYIFYSSPVVGSDGTIYIGSYDNNIYALDTDGTLKWSYTTGDKIQGSAAIGVEGIIYIGSTDNKLYALNPDGTLKWFYVTGGSIQGSPAVGADGTIYIGSYDKKVYALNSDGTLKWSYTAENSIVGSPAIGADGTIYIGSFDNKLYALNLDGTLKWSYTTGGTIADSPAIAVDGVIYVGSYDKKVSALNPDGTLKWSYNTEGTIAGSPAVASDGTIYIGSGDKKVYALNPNGTLKWSYITGSPVYSSAAIGADGTIYIGSNANKLYAFNPDGILKWSYTTGGWVTSSPAIGVDGTLYIGSRDKKVYAFQDVATATPVSNFTSKVTKGTEGYIPLTVQFTDTSLNRPTSWYWDFGDGSTSTKKNPSHTYTIPGTYTISLNVTNSIGSDDEVKTDYITVTTPTTMYSDLTTESAAFATIYPLTNNTLNVTVTNSGEENATSFNVTVQIGGISKTVNIPELASGNNTTISIKDIKREVGSSVKVNVKIDPENSIIETDETNNEYTTNAIITASGERYEGGRFSDGYDKVNTAVYEKGNIGVRVLEYGDYTWFTHTGTATYSAKDLNIPSNATIKSARLYQAWTWYADPHFTVEFNGHKSQNPDVIYTDKITGNYVFDVTPYFSAGSNNTAVITAENDQRGYYGNVLVVVYEDASEPYRQIWVNEGCDCLLYGTEDPYVGYTIINNVSTAGLLSANVTAVLPSGENADLKISLNQKSFSMTRSDKPDPSFHYYDVTDAVKDGTNELGVKGHGGDYFNYALSIVEMTKLTASEANFTSNVTNGNAPLNVKFTDISTGTPTNWTWDFGDGSTSTEQNPTHIYKSEGTYTVKLTVKNSLGSDSEEKTGYITVGSAVLAPETNFGSNVTSGNAPLSVQFKDESTNSPTSWEWNFGDGKTSTEQNPSHTYETVGTYTVNLTATNYGGSNTTTKTDYITITSDTSAPVASFTSDSNSGQVPFTVKFTDTSTGKVSSCNWDFGDGSTSTDQNPTHTYVAEGSYTVTLTATGPGGSNTATSGKPITVSASLTSPSYNGGIPLTTAQNGTVSGGLWYDSYPGFSTSAQKTFTLPDYTKIKWARLYVTVYDGHMENNYRGNVSIDIDANGDSKYEIQKTENFDTTYSFPGTGGTGPVWLSDHMNRVTSDYLMWYDLTDAIAGQKVNVQATTTKVDSSFDGRVKAMTLVVAYDDGDSDQVYYWVNQGHDTVNPLDDTYTGSTSFGTSTLEKGWSSANLTAIFLASVDGTYTFQGTKLVSGVKSGSYYGENTWDINSLLTVGQDSKLDYNKQESNYYKVPLALMSVKYTSASPELPTADFKADVTNGTAPLNVNFTDQSTGSPTSWFWDFGDGFNSTDQNISHTYTSVGNYTVNLTVSNADGSDSEVKTEYIMVSEPLPGAPVADFAATPTSGTAPLTVNFKDQSTGTVSSYAWDFNNDGNIDSTEQSPSYTYGTAGTYTVNLTVTGPGGSDSEVKTGYIKVTGSSPGKPVAAFSASPASGKTPLTVTFTDKSTGTPTKWKWSFGDGTTSTKQNPKHKYSTAGKYTVTLTVSNAKGSNTVTETDYIKVISKPVSNFTSSVTSGKAPLSVKFTDTSTGTASGWIWEFGDGSRSFVENPVHKYSKAGTYTVNLTVKNAAGRNTVTKTEHIKVTAKPVSNFTSSVASGKTPLNVKFTDTSTGTPAAWKWSFGDGASSTQQNPVHKYSKAGTYTVSLTVKNAAGSNMVTKTDYIKVTEKPVAEFSATPTSGKAPLTVAFTDKSTGTPTKWKWSFGDGKSSTQQNPKHKYSKAGSYTVTLTATNAAGSSTTTKTDYVKVTTNTK; this is encoded by the coding sequence ATGGATAAAAGAATAACTCTAATTTTCCTTGCCCTTATCTGTACTTTGTTAATAGCACCTGCGGAAGCAAAGACCTGGTATGTCGATGATAGTGGTGGAGTAGATTATACAGATATACAGGCCGCTGTTAATAACGCTTCTTCCGGAGATACGATTTTCGTTTACAATGGGACCTATAATGGGTTCAAGGTAAATATACCATACTTAAGCATCATAGGAGAAAGTGCCGATCTTGTAACAGTGAGTAGCAGTATATATCTACCTGAAGGAACAGACACGTCTCAAAATGCAACAGGAACTGCTCTTAATGGATTGAAAATAACAGCAGCAACAAAAATTAAACCGAGTACACAATATGGTACGGTGTCGGATTTAATTATAAGAAATTGTGCATTTGAAGGAATTACTTCGTCAAATGCGATCGAAGTGAGAGCATATAACACTACTTTTGAAAATAACGTGGTATCAAATTGTTCGGGAAGTAATGTCTTAGTTTTAGTTGGAACTGCAAATGGTAATTCAACTATAATTACAAATAACACATTCAAAAACAACAGCAATGCAGCAGCTATAGCTTTCTCTAAAACAGCTAATAATACGGTAAAGAACAATCGTATTGAAGCAAATAATATTGTTTTTCTTTTCTCCAGTGTAGGTGGCGGAAACAAAATCTATTTAAACAGTTTATTTACTAATTCACAAATTACGAAGGTTTCAGGTACAGTTTCTTCCATTAACTGGTCTTCTCCAAATCAAATCACATATGCCTACAACGGTACGACCTACACCAGCTACATGGGTAATAATTGGTCCGATTACAACGGCACAGACACTAACAGCGACGGAATCGGTGACACTCCGTATGTCCTACCAAGCACCCTCGGAGCCGATAACTACCCCCTGATGCAGCCTTTTGAGAACTACTCTATAGGAAGCAGCGTCCCTGTTGCTCCCATTGCTGCATTCACAGCATCACCGACATCCGGAGATGCGCCTTTAACAGTCAGCTTCACGGACCAGTCAACTGGGTCCCCGACTTCCTGGCAGTGGGACTTTAACAATGACGGTACAGTCGATAGCACTGAGCAGAATCCAATATATACCTTTAGTACGGCCGGAACTTACTCTGTAAATCTAACTGTCAGCAATGCAGAAGGAAGCGATTCCGAGGTAAAGACAGGATACATTACCGTGAATGAACCAGTGCCAGCATCGGTTGCAAACTTTACAGCATCACCTACTTCTGGTAATGCTCCGCTCACTGTCCAGTTCACTGATGCATCAACCGGCACTGTCTCCTCATACGCCTGGGACTTCAATAACGACGGAATCGTCGACAGCAACACCCAGAGTCCTTCGTATACATACAGCGAACCTGGAACATACACCGTCAACCTCACTGTCGCTGGACCGGATGGGAGTGATTCCGAGGTAAAGACCGAATACATAACCGCAACTTCAGCAGCGACAAATGACCTCAGTATCTCAGGTATCGTCAATACGGTTCCAGGCTCTGCGGTTTTTGCCAAAGAACCAAATACCATAAACATTCTCAACATTATGAACACTGGAACTGGCAGTCTTTCTAATATTTCAGTAGCACTTTATGCAAGTGATGTATCCGGTGGGACGGTTCCGGTAAACACGACAACAATCGCATCCCTTGCAAGCGGAGGAAAGGCCACAATAAGCCTGATTGACCCGACTATCCGCAGCCTCGAAGGCGGCACGGTAACGTACACTGCAGTTGTTGACCCTGATAACCTGATCGCTGAAACCAACGAGGCAAACAATAACAAGAGCAGTGCGTCCAAACCGCTCAGATATAACGGTTATAAAGGCAAAGGCATCTACTGGGAAGGTGGCAGCAACATCACCACCAAACATACCTATGACCTTCAGGGTAACCTTCTTTACTCCACGCAGCCTGATACTGCTTACAAAGCTGTTGGCTGGAGTGACAGGACCGAAACATGGACTGCAGATGACCTTCCAATCCCCAGCGGTTCCACAATAGAAAAAGTCCTTCTTTATTTCGCCTACAACTGGGACCAAACTCCTGGCGGATATCCGTGGTTGAATCTTAACTTTAACGGAAACACAATTGAGAACGGAAATCTCTCAACAGGAAACGGAACTCTCTACAGGGACTGGAGCAATTTTGGCGGATATGCTGATTATGAATATGGTCTCTGTGTCTACGATGTAACTGACAAGTTCAACGAGGCCGGAAATAGCCTTGTAACGAATCCATATGATAGCTCTTACAATAAAATCGCACTGTATCCAAGCACCCTTGTTGTAATCTATCGAAACTCTAACGAGACCAGGAAACAGATCTTTATCAATGAAGAGTGCGACGAACTTGGCGTATCTGAGTCCAGTTACGGAACAACTCCTAAAGAGGCTACAGCATATGCTCCTTTCACTGGTATGTCCATTGACAAGAGCAAGGTAGCAAATGCTACGATGTACAGTTTCGCCGGAAGTGCCGGGCCCGATGAAGGTAACCTGCTTTTCAACGGAAACACCGTGGCAACAAGTGCATGGATGGGAAGTTCCAATTCAGCAAGTCCCCTAGTGTTTAACGTGAAAGATCACATTAATGAAACAGGAAACGAAGCCGGAATCCAGGGAACAACAAGCGGAGGCATGGATGCGCTTCAACAGATCCTTGTCGTTGACTATCAGAAAGAACAAGAACCTGCACCAGTAGCCAACTTTACCGCAAATGTGACAAGCGGTACAGCACCTCTAACGGTTCAGTTTACAGATGCTTCAAATGGCACTGTTTCTTCTTATTCCTGGGATTTCAACAACGATGGAACTGTTGACAGCACTGAGCAGAACCCTATCTACGTTTATGCTGCGGCCGGTTCCTACACCGTCAACCTCACTGTTGCGAATGAAGGCGGTAGCGACTCTGAAGTGAAGACAGATTACATTACTGTCGAAGGAACAGGAACTGGCGGACTCGCTGACACAGCATGGCCCAAATTCCATGCAAATCTCAATAATACTGGTCAGTCCCCATACAACGGACCACAGAGTAACAACGTTATATGGACCTACAACACGGGAAATTACATATTTTACTCAAGTCCTGTAGTTGGATCAGACGGAACTATCTATATTGGAAGCTACGACAATAATATATACGCATTAGATACCGATGGAACACTCAAATGGTCATACACCACCGGAGATAAAATACAAGGTTCAGCAGCGATAGGTGTAGAAGGAATCATCTACATAGGAAGCACTGATAATAAACTATATGCCTTGAATCCTGACGGAACACTCAAATGGTTCTATGTAACTGGAGGTTCAATACAAGGTTCACCAGCAGTAGGGGCAGACGGAACCATCTATATTGGAAGTTATGATAAAAAAGTATATGCCCTGAATTCCGACGGAACACTCAAATGGTCGTACACTGCTGAAAATAGCATTGTCGGTTCACCAGCAATAGGGGCAGACGGAACCATCTACATAGGAAGCTTTGATAATAAACTATATGCCTTGAATCTTGACGGAACACTCAAATGGTCATACACCACCGGAGGCACTATTGCCGATTCACCAGCGATTGCAGTGGATGGTGTCATATATGTAGGAAGTTATGATAAAAAAGTGTCTGCCCTAAATCCTGACGGAACACTCAAATGGTCATATAACACAGAAGGCACTATTGCCGGTTCACCAGCAGTTGCATCAGATGGAACTATATATATCGGAAGCGGTGACAAAAAAGTATATGCCCTGAATCCTAATGGAACACTCAAATGGTCATACATCACTGGAAGCCCAGTATATAGCTCAGCAGCGATAGGGGCAGACGGAACTATCTACATAGGAAGCAATGCTAATAAACTATATGCTTTTAATCCTGATGGAATACTCAAATGGTCATACACCACCGGAGGCTGGGTAACTAGTTCGCCCGCGATAGGGGTAGATGGAACTCTATACATCGGAAGCCGTGACAAAAAAGTGTATGCTTTTCAAGATGTTGCGACTGCTACTCCGGTTTCTAATTTTACTTCAAAGGTAACAAAAGGAACTGAAGGATACATTCCGCTCACTGTCCAGTTTACCGACACCTCACTGAATCGGCCGACATCTTGGTATTGGGATTTTGGTGATGGGAGCACTTCTACGAAAAAGAATCCTTCACATACTTACACAATACCTGGAACATACACAATCAGCCTGAATGTAACTAATAGCATTGGTAGTGACGATGAGGTGAAAACAGATTACATCACAGTAACCACACCAACTACCATGTATAGTGATTTAACTACCGAATCTGCAGCTTTTGCAACCATTTACCCACTTACCAATAACACTTTGAATGTGACTGTCACAAACTCCGGGGAAGAAAACGCTACGTCATTCAATGTGACAGTTCAGATTGGTGGGATTAGTAAGACTGTGAATATACCTGAACTTGCCTCAGGAAATAATACTACAATAAGTATTAAAGATATCAAACGCGAGGTTGGCTCTTCTGTCAAGGTCAATGTCAAGATCGACCCGGAGAACTCAATAATCGAGACAGATGAAACAAATAATGAGTACACTACTAATGCGATCATAACCGCAAGTGGTGAACGTTATGAAGGTGGCCGTTTCTCTGATGGATATGACAAAGTGAATACTGCAGTTTACGAGAAAGGAAACATTGGAGTAAGAGTTCTAGAATACGGCGATTACACCTGGTTTACTCATACTGGCACTGCTACCTATTCCGCCAAGGACCTGAATATCCCTTCCAATGCGACCATCAAATCTGCAAGGCTCTACCAGGCCTGGACTTGGTACGCAGACCCACACTTCACTGTTGAGTTCAATGGTCATAAGAGCCAGAATCCAGACGTCATATACACGGATAAAATCACGGGTAATTATGTCTTTGACGTGACTCCTTACTTCAGTGCTGGTAGTAATAACACTGCAGTCATAACCGCAGAAAATGACCAGAGGGGTTACTATGGTAATGTCCTTGTTGTGGTCTACGAGGATGCGAGCGAACCTTACAGGCAGATCTGGGTAAATGAAGGTTGTGATTGCCTGCTTTACGGAACTGAAGATCCTTATGTCGGTTATACCATCATCAACAATGTATCCACAGCAGGTCTTCTCTCCGCCAATGTTACTGCAGTTCTGCCCTCCGGTGAAAACGCTGATCTCAAAATCTCTCTCAATCAGAAATCCTTTTCCATGACCAGAAGCGACAAACCAGATCCATCATTCCACTATTACGACGTCACCGACGCAGTTAAGGATGGTACCAACGAGCTTGGCGTCAAGGGTCACGGTGGTGATTATTTTAATTACGCCCTTTCTATCGTGGAAATGACTAAATTAACCGCTTCTGAAGCCAACTTCACATCAAACGTTACGAATGGAAACGCTCCATTAAACGTTAAATTCACCGACATCTCAACCGGTACCCCAACCAACTGGACCTGGGACTTCGGTGACGGAAGTACCTCAACCGAACAGAACCCAACCCACATTTACAAGTCAGAAGGAACTTACACCGTAAAACTGACAGTCAAAAACTCTCTTGGAAGCGATTCCGAGGAGAAAACCGGATACATAACCGTTGGTTCAGCAGTTCTTGCTCCTGAAACAAATTTTGGTTCAAATGTGACAAGTGGTAACGCACCTCTCTCAGTCCAGTTCAAGGACGAATCCACAAACAGTCCTACTTCATGGGAATGGAATTTCGGTGATGGCAAGACCTCTACTGAACAAAATCCATCTCACACCTATGAAACCGTAGGCACATACACCGTAAATCTAACTGCCACGAACTATGGTGGAAGCAATACCACAACAAAAACCGACTACATAACCATAACTTCTGATACCTCAGCACCGGTTGCTAGTTTCACCTCTGACTCAAATTCAGGCCAGGTACCATTTACAGTTAAGTTTACAGATACCTCCACAGGCAAAGTGAGCAGCTGTAACTGGGACTTTGGAGACGGTAGTACTTCTACCGATCAGAATCCAACCCATACTTACGTGGCCGAAGGAAGCTACACTGTCACTCTGACTGCTACAGGTCCTGGAGGAAGTAACACAGCAACTTCTGGTAAACCTATTACTGTTAGTGCTTCTCTTACTTCCCCAAGTTACAACGGAGGAATTCCACTGACCACCGCTCAGAACGGAACCGTTTCAGGCGGGTTGTGGTATGACTCATATCCAGGTTTTTCCACATCTGCTCAAAAAACATTTACCTTGCCTGATTATACTAAGATTAAATGGGCAAGGTTGTATGTCACTGTTTACGACGGCCATATGGAAAATAACTATCGGGGTAACGTGAGTATTGACATAGATGCAAATGGTGACAGCAAATATGAGATCCAGAAGACTGAGAACTTTGATACCACTTATTCATTCCCTGGTACTGGTGGAACCGGTCCTGTGTGGTTAAGCGATCACATGAACCGTGTGACGAGTGATTACCTTATGTGGTACGACCTTACTGATGCAATTGCAGGTCAGAAGGTTAATGTTCAGGCTACAACCACAAAAGTTGATTCTTCGTTTGACGGTCGTGTCAAAGCTATGACTCTGGTTGTTGCTTATGACGATGGAGATTCTGACCAGGTCTATTACTGGGTCAACCAGGGCCATGATACTGTAAATCCGCTTGACGACACTTATACCGGTTCAACCTCATTTGGTACCTCTACGCTTGAAAAAGGCTGGAGTTCGGCAAATCTGACTGCAATCTTCCTTGCAAGTGTAGACGGAACCTATACTTTCCAGGGAACAAAGCTGGTTTCAGGTGTTAAATCCGGTTCTTACTACGGTGAAAATACCTGGGATATAAACAGTCTCCTTACTGTTGGACAGGACAGTAAACTTGATTATAACAAGCAGGAGAGCAACTATTACAAGGTTCCACTTGCTCTCATGAGTGTTAAATATACATCAGCTTCGCCAGAACTACCAACTGCAGATTTCAAAGCGGATGTAACTAACGGTACTGCGCCTCTCAATGTCAATTTCACTGATCAGTCGACTGGATCACCAACTTCCTGGTTCTGGGACTTTGGAGACGGTTTTAACTCTACCGATCAAAACATTTCTCACACATACACGTCAGTCGGTAACTACACTGTCAACCTTACGGTTTCCAACGCAGATGGAAGTGATTCTGAAGTAAAAACTGAGTACATTATGGTAAGCGAACCACTTCCTGGAGCACCTGTTGCAGATTTTGCAGCAACTCCGACTTCTGGTACTGCTCCTCTCACTGTCAACTTTAAGGATCAGTCAACTGGCACTGTTTCTTCGTATGCATGGGACTTCAATAACGATGGTAATATAGACAGCACGGAACAGAGTCCTTCGTATACTTACGGTACGGCAGGTACTTACACTGTCAACCTTACGGTAACCGGACCTGGTGGAAGCGATTCTGAGGTAAAAACCGGGTACATTAAAGTCACTGGTTCATCTCCTGGAAAGCCAGTAGCTGCTTTTTCAGCATCTCCTGCTTCAGGAAAAACACCATTAACGGTTACCTTTACTGATAAAAGTACAGGAACACCGACCAAATGGAAATGGAGTTTTGGAGACGGAACAACTTCAACCAAGCAGAATCCAAAGCATAAGTATTCAACCGCAGGAAAGTATACGGTAACACTGACAGTTTCCAATGCTAAAGGCAGTAACACGGTAACAGAAACCGACTATATAAAAGTGATATCAAAACCTGTTTCAAACTTTACCAGCAGTGTTACGTCTGGAAAAGCGCCATTGAGCGTTAAATTTACTGACACAAGCACAGGTACAGCTTCTGGCTGGATCTGGGAGTTTGGAGACGGATCAAGGTCATTTGTTGAGAATCCGGTTCATAAGTATTCTAAAGCAGGAACATATACTGTTAATTTGACAGTAAAGAATGCTGCAGGACGTAACACGGTAACAAAAACAGAACATATAAAAGTGACAGCAAAACCTGTTTCAAACTTCACCAGCAGTGTTGCATCAGGAAAAACACCATTAAACGTTAAGTTTACTGATACAAGTACAGGAACACCTGCTGCTTGGAAATGGAGTTTTGGAGATGGAGCAAGTTCAACCCAGCAGAATCCAGTTCACAAGTATTCCAAAGCAGGAACATATACTGTTAGTTTAACAGTAAAGAATGCTGCAGGCAGCAACATGGTAACAAAAACAGATTATATAAAGGTGACAGAAAAGCCGGTTGCTGAATTCTCTGCAACTCCTACCTCAGGAAAAGCGCCATTAACGGTTGCTTTTACTGATAAAAGTACTGGAACACCGACTAAATGGAAATGGAGTTTTGGAGATGGAAAAAGTTCAACCCAGCAGAATCCAAAGCATAAGTATTCCAAAGCAGGGAGTTATACAGTAACATTGACAGCAACAAATGCTGCAGGCAGCAGTACGACAACAAAAACAGATTATGTAAAAGTGACAACAAATACAAAATAA
- a CDS encoding RNA-guided endonuclease TnpB family protein, with amino-acid sequence MHLTKKIKINPTEEQVDVLWQLSEQCRCLYNFALAERKDAWKTEQRSVKYVEQQNQLPALKEKFPQYNMVYSKVLQSVLKKLDANYKSFFSLWKNGDKSARSPKFRSGKYFMTLVYNQSGFKINNGKLSFSHKVNEIPLSFEIGNAFDLLEIKQIEIYNDDPYKGRGKFFVSITYEEIPITEYIDNDLYQAIDLGITKIVTAVNTQGKFFEVKTPRADQYWNTKIDTIKSRRDHCKKGSRKWIRLHRTYRKMEAKKSNQIKDFQHKLSKTMIENTRANTVIVGDLNLKSMAQSKKVTGKRKRSQNRSTQNQGYLSRFTEFLTYKAELAGKKVIRIDESYTSKECCVCGKRHDMPLWERTMNCDCGNVIDRDRNSAINIMKRFLSQNALWTSYQKFSDNLRQTGLQMDTCITANIQMT; translated from the coding sequence ATGCATCTGACGAAGAAGATCAAGATAAATCCGACTGAAGAACAGGTAGATGTTCTTTGGCAACTATCTGAACAGTGCAGATGCCTCTATAATTTCGCTTTAGCTGAAAGAAAAGATGCGTGGAAAACTGAACAGAGAAGTGTAAAGTACGTAGAACAACAGAATCAACTTCCAGCACTAAAAGAAAAATTTCCTCAGTACAATATGGTGTATTCCAAAGTACTGCAATCGGTTCTGAAAAAACTTGATGCTAATTATAAATCATTCTTCTCGCTCTGGAAAAATGGTGATAAATCTGCAAGATCTCCAAAGTTCCGAAGTGGAAAATACTTCATGACTCTTGTTTACAATCAGAGTGGATTCAAAATCAATAATGGGAAACTCAGTTTCTCTCATAAAGTAAATGAAATTCCATTATCTTTTGAGATTGGAAATGCTTTTGATTTGTTGGAAATCAAGCAGATTGAAATCTACAATGATGACCCCTATAAGGGCAGAGGAAAATTCTTTGTATCCATAACATACGAAGAAATTCCAATCACAGAGTATATTGATAACGATTTGTATCAAGCAATAGACTTAGGAATTACAAAAATAGTGACAGCAGTAAATACTCAAGGTAAATTCTTTGAAGTTAAAACGCCTAGAGCAGATCAATACTGGAATACAAAAATAGATACAATCAAATCCAGAAGAGATCATTGTAAAAAAGGAAGCAGAAAATGGATAAGGTTGCACAGAACCTATCGGAAAATGGAAGCAAAGAAATCTAATCAGATCAAAGATTTTCAGCATAAACTTTCTAAAACCATGATCGAGAACACCAGAGCAAATACAGTAATCGTGGGTGATCTTAACTTAAAAAGTATGGCTCAATCAAAGAAAGTAACTGGAAAAAGAAAGCGTTCTCAGAACAGATCAACACAAAATCAAGGATATCTTTCCAGATTCACCGAATTCTTGACCTACAAAGCAGAGCTTGCAGGTAAAAAAGTAATAAGAATTGATGAAAGCTATACATCCAAAGAGTGTTGTGTTTGCGGAAAAAGGCACGATATGCCTCTTTGGGAAAGAACTATGAATTGTGATTGCGGAAACGTAATTGATAGAGATAGAAATAGTGCTATCAACATCATGAAGCGGTTCTTATCACAAAATGCTTTGTGGACAAGCTATCAGAAATTTTCTGATAATCTTCGACAAACAGGATTACAGATGGATACCTGCATCACTGCAAATATCCAAATGACGTAA
- the tnpA gene encoding IS200/IS605 family transposase — MQYKLDRGSHSVYSLHYHFVQCVKYRRKALTNPLVVDFLKTKIHNISETYDVEVLNIECDKDHFHLLFSAKPSLDIPKYINTIKTITSREIRKNFPEVKTMLWEDTFWSRSYFIASTGQVTLDVLKKYVENQGKYASDEEDQDKSD; from the coding sequence ATGCAGTATAAACTAGATCGTGGAAGCCATTCTGTATATTCACTCCATTATCATTTCGTTCAGTGTGTGAAATATAGAAGAAAAGCTCTAACGAATCCTTTAGTTGTCGATTTTCTTAAAACTAAAATTCATAACATAAGTGAAACATACGATGTTGAAGTACTGAATATTGAGTGTGACAAAGATCACTTCCACTTATTATTTTCAGCAAAACCTTCACTTGATATTCCAAAATACATCAACACAATCAAAACTATAACTTCAAGGGAGATTCGTAAAAACTTCCCTGAAGTAAAGACTATGTTATGGGAAGATACGTTCTGGTCAAGATCGTATTTTATCGCATCGACAGGGCAAGTAACCCTAGACGTACTTAAAAAATACGTGGAGAATCAAGGCAAATATGCATCTGACGAAGAAGATCAAGATAAATCCGACTGA